The uncultured Sunxiuqinia sp. genomic sequence CATAGTTATAAAATGATAGTTTGGCTTCCAGTAATTTATTCTGCCTAAAGACCTGATAATCCAGTTCACTCAACTGACTTTGATTATTGGCCAGCTTTTTCTTAACAGAATACACGGTTGGAAACTCAAAAGCCTGACTAATTCCATACGTTGTTTTGATGCCCATCTCGTCTTTACTTCCCGGAAAATAGCCATATTCAATCGAAGGGTTGTCAGGTGTTAATCTCATTTGGAAACCTGCTTTTTCGGCTTCCCGAAACTGGCGTGCTGCAATCAGTTCTTGATTGTTTTGCTCAACTAGATCCAGAAATTCATCCAGCTTGGGTTGAGAAAATCCTACCAACGAAATACAGGTCAATAGTATGATATATGTAGTTTTCATATAATTAAAGTTATTTATTTGTAAGGTTTCATATGGAGATCTCGATGAAATTTAATCCTGTTTGTTTGTGAGAATCGCAGATTAAATTTCATGTGTTCGTTATTTTGCTTCTTGTCTTTTCTGAAATAAATAGTAAATTATTGGAACAACATAAATGTTCAATAGGGTTGAACTAAGCAATCCTCCAAGAATTACAATTGCCATTGGGCTCTGAATCTCATTTCCAGGTTTTTCCCCGGCCAGAGCAAGTGGAATTAATGCCAACGCAGCTGTCAAAGCTGTCATCAGGATTGGATTAAGACGATCAGCTGAACCATGCACAATTCGTTCTTTCAGGCTTTCAACCTGATTGCTTAACGATTGATACCTTGAAATGAGCAAAATACCATTGCGTGTTGCAATTCCGAAGAGGGTGATAAACCCGATGATTGATGGAATGCTGATAACACCAGAGGTCATCCAAATAGCAATTACGCCTCCAATTAATGCTAACGGAAGATTGATCAGAATAATCAAGGCTAGCCTGGTGTTTTTGAATTCGACATATAGCAGGATGAAAATGATGAGCAGGGCGCCAAGCGATGCAATCATCAAGGTACGCGAAGCATCTGCTTCACTCTCAAATTGCCCGCCATATTCGAGGTGATAATTCTCGGGTAGCTGGATGTTTTCATTAATTTCCTTTTGGATATCATTGACAACACTTCGAACATCACGGTCGGCAACATTGACTGCCACGACAATTTTGCGCATCACATTTTCGCGGCCAATGGTGTTTGGTCCAAAAGTAGATTCAATGTCGGCCACATAATAAAGTGGTACTTTTTGTCCGTCCGGCGTGTCTATCAGCGCATTTCTGATAGCTTCAATATTATCTCGACTTTTGTCGTCAAACCTAAGAATCAAGTTGAACGCTTTTTCGTTGACAAATACATCAGAGATTTTTTCGCCACCAAATGCATATTCCATAAACTCGAGAAACTCATTTACAGAAATGCCATAGCGAGCAAGCATTTCGCGGTTCGGTTTGATCTGCAATTGTGGAATCTCAATTTGCTGCTCCACGGATAAATCACCAATTCCCTTGACATCCTGTATGGTCTCTTTGATTTGGTTTGCCAATCGGAACATACTACTTAGTTCGGTTCCAAAAAGCTTAATGGCGATGTTGGTTTTTGAACCTGAAAGCATGGCATCAATCCTGTGGCTAATTGGCTGTCCAACTTCAACTGTAATCCCTTCAATCCGGTTGAGTTTATCGCGTACTTCATTCAAAAAGTCGGTTCTCGAACGATCGTCCAACTGATAAGGGGCATCGATCTCTGAAACATTGACACCAAAAGTATGCTCAGCCATCTCTGCACGTCCTGTTCTTCGGGCAATCGAAGTGATTTCTGGAATAGATAACAAGGCTTGTTCGGCCTGGACACCCAGTTTGTTGCTTTCTTCCAGGTTGATTCCGGGCATGGTTGTCGTATTAATTGTAAGCGACCCTTCGTTGAATGGTGGCAGAAAACTCCGCCCAAAGCTGGTAACCAATAAGATTGAAAGAATGAACAACAGTCCGGAAATACTGATGACTGCTTTTCGGTAGTGAATGGCTTGCCTCAATGTTTTGGTGTAGTAATTTTGTAAGAAGCGTTCCACCCCGCTTCCTTTTGCTTGCCTCTGAAGTCGTTTTTCGTTGGTCAGTAAAAAGCTGCTTAAAACGGGGATCACAGTTATTGCAACAAACAAGGACGCAAACAGCGAAACAATGTAAGCAGTCCCCAGTGGTTTAAGCATACGACCTTCCATGCCAGAAAGGAAAAACAGGGGTACAAAAGCGATGATGATAATCAAAGTGGCATTGAGAATGGATGC encodes the following:
- a CDS encoding efflux RND transporter permease subunit — encoded protein: MLNKIIEYSLKNKLVILIMATLILGAGIYVTTDMEVDVFPDLNAPTVVVLTEAHGMAPEEVERLVTFPIETAVNGATNIRRVRSSSAMGFSIVWVEFDWDMDIYDARQIVSEKLATVADAMPVGVGSPTLAPQSSIMGEIMMIALTADETSAMDLRTLADWNIRPRLLSVGGVAQVAIIGGDLKEFQILADPLKLKFHDVSFHELIAACQASNENVSGGFLNEHGQEYLIRGLARTNVLEDIGNTLIKMQDGNPIKVNDVATVKIGTAPKIGDGSYRGEKAVILTVTKQPNINTLDLSEKIRTSLDDLKEMLPKDVKIHTDIFEQAKFIQTSVNNVQKALLEGGLFVVIILFVFLMNYRTTIISVLAIPLSLLVAVLVMKWLGISINTMTLGGMTIAIGSLVDDAIIDVENVYKRLRENSRLPNKEKRPLYNVIYEASVEIRASILNATLIIIIAFVPLFFLSGMEGRMLKPLGTAYIVSLFASLFVAITVIPVLSSFLLTNEKRLQRQAKGSGVERFLQNYYTKTLRQAIHYRKAVISISGLLFILSILLVTSFGRSFLPPFNEGSLTINTTTMPGINLEESNKLGVQAEQALLSIPEITSIARRTGRAEMAEHTFGVNVSEIDAPYQLDDRSRTDFLNEVRDKLNRIEGITVEVGQPISHRIDAMLSGSKTNIAIKLFGTELSSMFRLANQIKETIQDVKGIGDLSVEQQIEIPQLQIKPNREMLARYGISVNEFLEFMEYAFGGEKISDVFVNEKAFNLILRFDDKSRDNIEAIRNALIDTPDGQKVPLYYVADIESTFGPNTIGRENVMRKIVVAVNVADRDVRSVVNDIQKEINENIQLPENYHLEYGGQFESEADASRTLMIASLGALLIIFILLYVEFKNTRLALIILINLPLALIGGVIAIWMTSGVISIPSIIGFITLFGIATRNGILLISRYQSLSNQVESLKERIVHGSADRLNPILMTALTAALALIPLALAGEKPGNEIQSPMAIVILGGLLSSTLLNIYVVPIIYYLFQKRQEAK